Below is a genomic region from Leptotrichia shahii.
TCTTTCAAAAGCATAATTGTTGAAGCAAGATTTATGTTAGGTTCTACTTGATCCAATATTTCAGGCTCAAAAAGCAATTGTTTCAACCCACATCTTTCCATCGCATCCGTCTGAATAATTTTCACCAATTCTTTATCAAACAAAGTCCTAACATCTCCAAGCCATCTACTAATTTGCGGATTAGATGGTCCTCGCCCAGCAGAATCTCCACCCATAAATTGTCCTGTCGGATTATAAATCGCATCCAACGCCTTATCCATCAACCAATCTTCCTCTGTAAAACTTGGAAGAGCTTCTGAATCCATAGACGAAAATTCTTCTTCCGTATCTTTTCCAAGAATTAATCGCCAACGTTTTATATCTTCTTTATAGTCCATTTTTACACCTCCCTAATATTTTATTTTTTTATCAATTATCTAGTTTTTAATTTTTCTTTCAAAAAATTATTTTCAATCAAATATCATCAAAATCAAATTCTTCTAATCCTGCAATTATTTCTTTCTCATTTTCTCCCAAATCATCATTTATTACAGCACTTACATCATTTTTATTCAAGCCCCATATTTCTGCAATATTTTCTGCAATATCATGCTTTTCATTTGAAGTAAAATCAGCAAAAGCTCTTCTTAAAAATAATAATGCTCTTTTAAATTCTTCCTCATCTAAGTTTGAAATATAGTTTTGGAGTTTTTCCCAAAGTCCAAGTCTTGCAATTAAGGTGTAATGATTTTTCATCGATAGACCTTCAAACCAAGTTGCTCCTAAATCTGCGGGAACTCCTTTTGATAATCTTTTTTCGACTTCTTTTCCAAGTACTTCATTATCAATTTTTCCAGCTTCCAATAATATAGCCATTGCAAGTCCTGAGATTTTTGTATTTAAATCGTCTCTTTTTGAAATTTCTGAAAGAAGTGAATACCATCTTTCTCTATCTAAAAAATCATGATTTTCAATTACAGTATGCATTATTATTATACTTTTAGCTAGTTCTACTGCTGCATTATTGTCGCAAAAAGACTCGCTTGGCAATATTAAGCAAACTCTTAAAAAGAGTTGCTCAAGAATAGGAATCAGCACCTTTGTATCTAATTTTCTGATATCGCCATAACGAAGCATTAGTGATAAAGTTGACATCGTCTTGGCTATTTCATCAATAGGGACGTCGCCTGTTATGAAATTTTGCAATGCTTGAAACGCTTTTTCTAGTGCTTTTGGCATTCCGCAATAGAAGGCATCTTTCACTATCTCTGCCATTTCTGACAATGTTTTTGCACCTTCTATTCTTTGCATCAATTCAAAAGCTGTTGCAAATTCAATTGTATCTCCTTTTAAGATTGTTTCCACAATTTCAATTTCTGTTTCTGGTTTCCATTGTAAAATCCATTCTTCTGCCCAAGTTGTATTTTCTTGGCGATTCCCAATAAGTTTTGCAAACGAAATATTCAAAACTCTCAATTTATGAAAAAAGAACGAACGTTCCAAGTCCATAAATGCTAATTTTTCTGATTGAACCCTTAATTTTTCCCTCAAATCTAATTTTATTTCTGTCGCTGTTAATGAACGATATTTTTCAAGTTTCAATTCCTTCAATAAATTGTAAAAATCAGACTGTATTGATGTTTGAATAGCTTCCTTTGGAATACTTCCGATTTTTTTTCCAACTTCAACATTCGCCATTGCTAAAACTAGTTCTGAGTAGCTTCCGTGTGCCATACAAGTAATCGCTGCATCTTTTATATCCTTTAACGTCGGTATTTTCCCATCGTGTAAATTTGCCAATGAAGTTGCTAGATGAACTGCCTCGATAATTTGAGCTGACGATACCATATTTCCATTTTCTCTTTGATATTCTGCAATTTTACTTAAATACATATATGTCGCAAAAAATGGGTCTTCTTTTTCTAAACCATTCCACAAAAATTCATAATACCCTGGTGCCTTATTTCCAGCTCCATAATTTGAATAAGTCGATAGTTTATAATAAGAATAAGGCATTAACGTTTTTTTAGATTCTAATTTTGGTAATTTTTTAATTTCCTTTTCAGTTAAAATAAATTTGCCACTTTCTATTCCTTCAACATGAAAAGCCCCAACAACCATAGCAATCTCATCCATTTTGTAGCCTTCTTTACACACATCGGAAACGACTTTACACATGTACGACTCTCTAATAATGTTTTTCGCATCAGACACCGTATTTGATAAAGTCAATTCTCTCAAATGTTTTCCATAATCTCTCGCTCCACTGCGATATGCCTTGTAATCAGAAGCCTGTTCCATTACCCTTTCCCAAAATACTTCATCATCTGAATCTTCTGAATATTCATTAATTTTTCTATAAATGTAGGCATTCAAATTTCCCTCTGGATTCTCATCTAAATTTTTCTTTACACTTTCTACACCTAAAAAAATTGAAGACGGCAAATCACAAAATCTGCACTCTACTCCATTTTCCTTTGCCCACAAAATAGTTTGATATTCTGGTGAAAACTCTGCAAATGGATACACTATTGTCTGAATAGGCGCTTCTAAAGTGTAAGCCATTACGGCAATTGGCGGGACGATATTTTTTCCAGTAATTTCGCTAATAAGCTCATTGAAATCAGAAGGCCCTTCTATCAAAACAATTTTTGGCTGTATTTCATCTAAATAATCTCTCAAATAATGTGCTCCAGCTGGTGAAAAATGCCTAACTCCAAATATATTCGGTTTCACTTCATTTTGTTTTTTCATTTATTCCACCGCCTTTATTTAATAGCTTTGTTAAGTGCCTTACATTCTTTGTAAAGATCTAGCCATTCTGAACCTCGTTTTTTCATAATATTTTCTAAATATTCTTCCCAAATTTGCCCATCTTTACTATCTTCTTTTACTACAGCTCCCTGCAATCCTGCCGCCAAGTCATAATCTGATATCTCTCCATCCCCAAAACTTCCAGCTAACGCCATACTATTTGCTAAAAGTGAAATAGCTTCTGCAGTCGATAACACATTTGCAGTCGGCTTTATCTTTTGTCTTCCATCTAACGTAACACCTTGACGCAATTCTCTAAATACTGTACAAACTTTTTCAATAACTTCCTCTTCAGGCAATTTCGCATTTAAATCCAAATTTCCTGCAAGTTGCGTAACTCTACTTCTAACAATATCTATCTCTGCTTCAAGTGTATTCGGACTTGGTAACACCACAATATTAAAACGTCTCTTTAACGCTGCCGACATCTCATTAACTCCCTTATCACGAGTATTCGCAGTTGCAATAATAGAGAACCCTTTTTTAGCTGGAATTTCTACATTCAATTCAGGCACACTCATTCTTTTTTCTGACAACAAAGAAATCAACGCATCTTGTACTTCTGATGCACAACGAGAAATTTCTTCCACTCTAGCAATCGCCCCATCTTCCATCGCTTTATAAATCGGACTTGGTATCAATGCATCTTTTGTAGGCCCTTCTGCAATCAACATCGCATAATTCCAAGAATATCTAATCTGCTCTTCAGTTGTTCCCGCTGTCCCTTGAATAACTCGTGTCGAATCTCCATTTATCGCCGCCGTCAAATGCTCTGACAACCAAGATTTTGCAGTTCCCGGCTCCCCAATCAGAAGCAATGCCCTATCCGTAACCAAAGTCGAAATTGCAATCTCAACCAATCTTTTATTCCCAATATATTTAGGCGTTATCACTTTTCTTCCAGCTTTACCTCCACAAATATATGTCAACACTGACTTAGGTGACATTTTCCATCCAGTAGGTATTGGATTTTTTTCTGCCTTAATTAATGCATCAATTTCATCTTGAAACATCTGTTCCGCTGTTAATCTTTGTAATTCTTCTTTTTTAGCCATTTTTTACAACTCCTTCACTTTCATTCCATTATTTAACTTTTCTAGCCATTTTTCACATAAATTTATAGACATTCTTTTCATTTTTTTATCCATTTCAAATAATTCTTCAATTTGCTTTATTAATTCACTTTCAGATATAGGGACTTCATTTAAAATATATCCTATTGATCTTACTCTATTATGTAATTTAGGTGCTTTTTTTTCTATATCTATCTTTCCTTTAAGAAAATCCTTATAATCTGTCCATCCCAATTTATTTAAGAATGCTATATCATCATTGTAAGGAATACGAGAAAGAATAATATTATAGTAAAATGCTCCGTATTTTTCTTTCATTCCCTTTATATCTGGATTATATAAGCTCTTTAAATCTCTATGATATGAACTGTAATAATTCCAATTTTCATAGAAATCATCTTCAATATTAAAGATTATATTATACCATTTTTTATCAAAACCATTTAACTTTATTTTCATAACACTATAATCATTTATATTTTGCCAATATAAAATATATTCCTTATTTTCTTCATCATAGTGAATATGGAAAATTACATTAAATAATGTACTAAAATCCTCTTGAGCTTTAGCTTCTTCCTTATTTTTAGAAAGTTTATTATTAGCAAAGAATGTATGGAATAATTTTTTTATTCCTTTTTCATCTTTTCCTGCTCCTGCAAATTTAGAAAAATTCTTATATGTAGTTTCAGGTTTATCTTTAATAAGTGAAATTAAAAATTCTTGTTCTAAGAACTCTCCTTCATACTTTTTAGATAATTCTTTTATTAAATCTATAATTTCCTTATTTAAGTTAGCTACTATATAGTAACTTAAAATTCTTTTTATCTCATCTTTATTATAAGGATACAACTCTCTATAATAATCTAAATTTTTATTTATTTCTTTATTAAAACTAACTGAACATATTTTAGCAACTTCACTTTCAACTACTCTTCTTTCTTCTGCTGTCTTTAATGTCTTATTTTTTAATTCTACTATATATTCTTTAATAAAATTATTTAAATAATCTATTGCCCATTGTTGATTGGTAAATTGAAATGAATAAATATTGTCAAAAGGTTTCTTTTTAAAGAATTTATCCCATTCTTTTTCTGCTCTGCTATCATTCATCCATAATAAACTTACATAGGCTTTATTTTTTACACTACCCTTTTCTGTTTTTATTAAATCTAATATATAATCAATATTATCTTGGCAATATTTTAACTCACTTATCGCATTTTCCTTCATTTCCTTAGATCCATTCTCAATGCAATATTTGTAAAAATCATTTTCATCTTCTTTACAAATAGCTCCAATGATATCAAGCCTAGCAATCATCTCTCTTTTACCCTGCGGATTAAATCCATCTTTCAATAGAGGAACTATATCCTTATCTTTCTTCTTTAGTTCCCTTGTTATTCTATCTGCAATTCCAGAATATTTATCAGAAAGTCCATCTATCATATAGCTTTTCAAACGAAAATCATCAAACATTTCAGGACTTGTTTCAAAAGCATTTTCTATAATAGCTAATCTTCCTCCACCTGTACCTGTGAAAGCACTTACTATCTGACTTAACTCACTGTAATGAAGTTCTTGATAAAAATTTTCTTTTCCAGCAGTCGTTTCTATTTTTTGCAAATTATCACCTGAATAAGTTGTCGCTTGGGTACAAAGCACCGCATCAAGCAAAGCCAACAAATCTAAAAATAAATCACATTTATCTTCCTCATCGCCTTCAATCAATTTTTGCCCCATTTCATAAATTTGCTTAAATACTTTGGCAGCCGAAGCATATCCCTTCATTTGATCAACAGCTCTTTGCAAACGAAAATCATCTTTCACCAAATTTATCCCAACAATTGCCACATTTTCAAGCCTATTCTTCAATTCATATAACAGTTCTAAATTCATTTCTTCTCCTTCCTAAACTCATTCTAAAATCCAAAACGAATAATTTTATCATTAGTTACAATACTTTGTGCTTCAGCATAAATATTTCTACCTTCATAAAATAATTTTACGAACATCACTTGATTTTCCAAACATTCATTTGGCAAAAGTTCATAAAAATCCTCTGAAAATACCTTGTTTTTAGTATGCTTAAGTTCTATCATTCTTTCATTTTTATCAACTAAAATATACCTTTTCATATTTTCCTCTTTAACAAACATAATTTTTTCAAATTCTAGCAGTAAAGCCACTTCATTATTTGTCAAAATATTTTTAAGCTCATTTTTAGCTATCTTTACAGCCTGTTCTATATTTTGAGCATGCTTTTTTATCTTTTTACAACAAGAACTTTCAATCTTATCAAAACTAGCCGCATCCCATCTTATTCTCTTATTAACACCACCTGGATAAAAAGTCAATACAGGCACTGTCAATAACGAAAAGTTAGAATTTTCCTGCTTAATATATTTCATTGCCGAACGAGGTCTATAATTAGCAGTATATGACACTTCCCCACTTTCCAAGTCAATCCAGTATCCACAATCTCTAAAAATCTTACTAGCCTCATCATAATTTACTTCAAATGAAAGCTGCACCAATCTCGCATTTTCCTTTTTTAACCCCAAATCATTCAACTGAGTTAACTTCCATACGCCTCCTAAATCCTCATACAACGTATTATCTGTCAATTCTGGATCATTCTTTTCAAGTTGCTCATTCAAAAACTCTCTTCCTTTTTTCTCAATTGCCCTCAATTTTTTCAGACATTCTAAAGCTGTCTGATAATGTATCTTATCCTGATCCTCTTTATATGCCTGAATTTCCAAAAGTAGCCTTTGAAACAAAACTTGTGGTCCTGGCAAATAATAATCTCCCAATTGCTTTACAATATCTCTATACTCTGTAATCGAAATGCTTCCCATTGCAGAAAGTCCAACTTTTAATAATTGCGAACTTATTTTCTTTATCAGATCTAGCCCTTCAAGTTGCTTTTTAATTTTCTTTGTTCTAGCTGCTTTAGATGTCTTTGAGGGAGATTTCTTTTTAGTTTCCTTTTCCTCATTTGCCTTTTTAGCCTTCGATTTTTCCTTTTTTTCTCTCTTTGCTAAAATATCTTCTGGTATTTCACACTCCTCAAATTTTTCTTCTTTCAATATCTCAAATAACAAAGCTAATCCATGCTTACAAGGAAATTGTCTGCTTGGACAAGTGCATCGTGCAACAGGATTTTCCTCATCAATAAAATCTACCGAAACCGTATAATTCGATTTTCCACTTCCTTTACATTCACCCATATACAAAGTATCATCAGCAGAACGCCATAATCTCAAAAATGCCCCTTTATCGCAAAGTTTTTTTGCATTTGAAATTGCCGAAGCATTCGGAGCCATAGCAATAATCCTGCTCTCTTCTAATTTCTTCACAATATAAACCTCCTTTATTTTTGTTAAAAATTTACTCGATTTTTTATTCAGATTTTTAATTCGTTTAGGTTTATTATATCATAATTTTTTTATAAACTAAACTCTATTTAAAATTATATTTCATAATATTCCTCAATATTTATTTTAATTATTTCAAAATAAGTATTAAGTTTAATCTACTAAAAAGATTTATAGTGAAATTATTATCTAAATAAAAAATAGTATCAATTCTAAAAGAACTTAAATATATTTTTACTAAACAAAAAATCGTTGCTTTTTATCACAACGATTATTTTAAATATTTTATTTTAATAATTATATTCCTGAATTATTTTTCCATCTTCTCCATACTCTTTTTGCAAAAATATTTTTCCATTTTCTAAATGACTTTCCATTTCCAATTTTCCAGTCTTAGAATTATATCTCCAGATAATTCGCGTTTTATTAGCCAAACTTTCTTTTTTTACAATTTCTCCTGTATTTATATCATATATTTCATAATATTCCACATAATCTTTAAAATCATCTGGATTACTAAATGGATGAAAATTATTTTTCTTTCTCAAAGTAGATTTTCTATAAAGTTTTCCATTATCATAATATTCTTCCATTTCTCCAACTGGTTTACCGTTCTTATAATTTAATTTTAAAGAATTTTTATTACCAAATCCAAAAGATTTATCAACATACATTTCCCCAACAGGTCCACTTTGATTATATTGTGCAGAGAATTTTAATTTGCCAGTTTTTGAATCTCTTGCTTCAAATTTTACCATTCTTCCATTTTTTATTTCAAAAGTTAATGTTCCAGAAATATCCAAATCATCAACATAAAGATATCTCAATATAAATACTCTAAACGAAACATTCGTGTTTTCACATGTGTAAATACCATTTTTAAAAGGAATATTTGTTTTTCCAGTATATGGATTAAATTTTTTCTTACTATCTCCACCTTTAAAATATT
It encodes:
- a CDS encoding ATP-binding protein produces the protein MAKKEELQRLTAEQMFQDEIDALIKAEKNPIPTGWKMSPKSVLTYICGGKAGRKVITPKYIGNKRLVEIAISTLVTDRALLLIGEPGTAKSWLSEHLTAAINGDSTRVIQGTAGTTEEQIRYSWNYAMLIAEGPTKDALIPSPIYKAMEDGAIARVEEISRCASEVQDALISLLSEKRMSVPELNVEIPAKKGFSIIATANTRDKGVNEMSAALKRRFNIVVLPSPNTLEAEIDIVRSRVTQLAGNLDLNAKLPEEEVIEKVCTVFRELRQGVTLDGRQKIKPTANVLSTAEAISLLANSMALAGSFGDGEISDYDLAAGLQGAVVKEDSKDGQIWEEYLENIMKKRGSEWLDLYKECKALNKAIK
- a CDS encoding SWIM zinc finger family protein, producing MAPNASAISNAKKLCDKGAFLRLWRSADDTLYMGECKGSGKSNYTVSVDFIDEENPVARCTCPSRQFPCKHGLALLFEILKEEKFEECEIPEDILAKREKKEKSKAKKANEEKETKKKSPSKTSKAARTKKIKKQLEGLDLIKKISSQLLKVGLSAMGSISITEYRDIVKQLGDYYLPGPQVLFQRLLLEIQAYKEDQDKIHYQTALECLKKLRAIEKKGREFLNEQLEKNDPELTDNTLYEDLGGVWKLTQLNDLGLKKENARLVQLSFEVNYDEASKIFRDCGYWIDLESGEVSYTANYRPRSAMKYIKQENSNFSLLTVPVLTFYPGGVNKRIRWDAASFDKIESSCCKKIKKHAQNIEQAVKIAKNELKNILTNNEVALLLEFEKIMFVKEENMKRYILVDKNERMIELKHTKNKVFSEDFYELLPNECLENQVMFVKLFYEGRNIYAEAQSIVTNDKIIRFGF
- a CDS encoding DUF5682 family protein, translating into MKKQNEVKPNIFGVRHFSPAGAHYLRDYLDEIQPKIVLIEGPSDFNELISEITGKNIVPPIAVMAYTLEAPIQTIVYPFAEFSPEYQTILWAKENGVECRFCDLPSSIFLGVESVKKNLDENPEGNLNAYIYRKINEYSEDSDDEVFWERVMEQASDYKAYRSGARDYGKHLRELTLSNTVSDAKNIIRESYMCKVVSDVCKEGYKMDEIAMVVGAFHVEGIESGKFILTEKEIKKLPKLESKKTLMPYSYYKLSTYSNYGAGNKAPGYYEFLWNGLEKEDPFFATYMYLSKIAEYQRENGNMVSSAQIIEAVHLATSLANLHDGKIPTLKDIKDAAITCMAHGSYSELVLAMANVEVGKKIGSIPKEAIQTSIQSDFYNLLKELKLEKYRSLTATEIKLDLREKLRVQSEKLAFMDLERSFFFHKLRVLNISFAKLIGNRQENTTWAEEWILQWKPETEIEIVETILKGDTIEFATAFELMQRIEGAKTLSEMAEIVKDAFYCGMPKALEKAFQALQNFITGDVPIDEIAKTMSTLSLMLRYGDIRKLDTKVLIPILEQLFLRVCLILPSESFCDNNAAVELAKSIIIMHTVIENHDFLDRERWYSLLSEISKRDDLNTKISGLAMAILLEAGKIDNEVLGKEVEKRLSKGVPADLGATWFEGLSMKNHYTLIARLGLWEKLQNYISNLDEEEFKRALLFLRRAFADFTSNEKHDIAENIAEIWGLNKNDVSAVINDDLGENEKEIIAGLEEFDFDDI